The following coding sequences lie in one Glycine soja cultivar W05 chromosome 16, ASM419377v2, whole genome shotgun sequence genomic window:
- the LOC114389016 gene encoding uncharacterized protein LOC114389016, with amino-acid sequence MVTEGTKKPQVSVPPPPPPRKINVQKYAESRALELQSLQHIIENRVNSDYRSQRNKRRRTTAFNNQIARKGCRRKRQKLGIIDKALAESGLEEDQLKKLSRRVRRRYELKKNPENGFCTSGDGTKRLRTHVWHAKRFAMTKLWGYHLPLCLQGRGKGSRALLKRLKQGVLVHDASYYTAVQLEGPEDSLMSVLRMVLEPYLATATHPGNHDDSVLSSVTYGSAMLHQYGTPDSQPIAPVTYMWQPSSQQNMSTELDGRNDYTSFRQYDIGNDLNKHGVELCEKSGKTKHGSSLRRLWVWIHASAFEEGYDNLKIACQKEMEKGGISINCFSLEGQLAKLELIGLGTFQLLQKVLHAVGSISENYWQLKKHVPIEEESVSQNQNSSILKSEDYFSSCAMLSLNVKDPRELPWKKTVVPLESLSTKTPSDAQETKYKELAELGGILEENKDLSSLSRSKLEDSQFDIDDLWYATTRGLRPPVEDNVLSKEKYHERMVNFFLDDIDSGEINSSTKVQCSRSCPILLLKNDMKELIIGWSVILPLSWVKAFWIPLISNGAHAIGLQEKNWISCEMGLPFFPSDFPDCKAYSCLMEAKAAAFNKKAELCPLVTRHLRVPILPPWGIVRITFDKVINAMETPDLSTREDLINANSLPNPCHGNFEISKSDSGSNSFDGTVVRTGCMLTTFLNETKTCQLLLFPYAADGKARISKFINGELKLDPRHRSSDIYDHKQCFVRVHLNPFKEGCFEEGAVICAPYPSDISLWTSSCEKREEGLQMSQSAMRLYFKEHSSGKWGMQIPDDSIARMSHRWPIGFVTTASVQGSKSLVAEGFCEAVLLSNLREEQWKEMPMKKRREIYVLVRNLRSTAYRLALASIVLEYQENDIEFL; translated from the exons ATGGTTACTGAGGGAACCAAAAAACCTCAAGTTTCagtaccaccaccaccaccacctcgaAAAATCAATGTGCAGAAATATGCTGAATCACGTGCTCTCGAGCTCCAGAGTCTTCAACATATCATAGAAAATAGAGTAAACAGTGATTATAGGTCTCAAAGGAACAAGAGAAGAAGGACAACTGCGTTTAATAACCAAATTGCAAGAAAGGGGTGCAGAAGAAAGAGGCAGAAACTGGGAATAATTGATAAAGCCCTTGCTGAATCAGGTTTGGAGGAGGATCAACTAAAGAAGCTTTCTCGGCGTGTTCGTCGGAGATATGAACTAAAGAAAAACCCAGAGAATGGTTTTTGCACTTCTGGGGATGGAACCAAGAGGCTGAGAACTCATGTTTGGCATGCAAAGCGGTTTGCTATGACCAAGCTTTGGGGTTACCACCTTCCTTTGTGTCTTCAAGGAAG GGGTAAAGGTTCGAGGGCGCTCCTGAAAAGGCTCAAACAAGGGGTGCTTGTACATGATGCAAGCTATTATACTGCTGTCCAATTGGAGGGTCCAGAG GATTCATTAATGTCAGTATTAAGAATGGTGCTGGAACCCTATCTGGCAACAGCAACACATCCTGGAAATCATGATGACTCTGTTCTTTCCAGTGTAACCTATGGAAGTGCAATG CTGCATCAATATGGAACACCAGATTCTCAGCCAATTGCTCCTGTAACCTACATGTGGCAAccaagttcccaacaaaataTGAGTACTGAGCTAGATGGAAGAAATGATTATACTTCTTTTCGACAGTATGATATTGGTAATGATTTAAACAAACATGGTGTGGAATTATGTGAAAAATCAGGCAAAACGAAGCACGGTTCTTCATTAAGACGCCTATGGGTGTGGATACATGCTTCTGCCTTTGAAGAAGGATATGATAATCTAAAAATTGCCTGCCAGAAAGAG ATGGAGAAGGGGGGCATCTCAATTAATTGCTTTTCCCTTGAGGGTCAACTTGCAAAATTAGAATTAATTGGATTAGGGACATTTCAACTTCTTCAAAAAGTATTGCATGCTGTTGGAAg TATTTCAGAGAATTATTGGCAATTAAAGAAACATGTCCCTATTGAAGAAGAGTCTGTTTCTCAGAACCAAAATTCATCCATACTGAAAAGTGaggattatttttcttcttgtgCTATGTTATCTCTTAATGTCAAGGATCCTCGAGAATTGCCATGGAAGAAGACTGTTGTTCCACTGGAGTCCCTTTCAACTAAGACTCCAAGTGATGCACAAGAAACTAAATACAAAGAGCTTGCTGAATTGGGAGGAATATTGGAAGAGAATAAAGATTTATCTTCATTATCAAGGTCAAAACTTGAAGACAGCCAGTTTGATATTGACGATCTATGGTATGCTACCACCAGAGGGTTGAGGCCCCCAGTGGAAGACAATGTCCTTTCCAAGGAGAAATACCATGAACGTATGGTTAATTTCTTCCTTGATGATATAGATTCTGGAGAGATCAACTCTTCAACTAAGGTGCAGTGCTCGAGATCTTGCCctattcttcttttaaaaaatgatatgaaGGAATTGATTATAGG ATGGTCTGTTATACTTCCCTTAAGTTGGGTCAAAGCCTTCTGGATTCCGCTCATCTCTAATGGGGCACATGCAATAGGTTTGCAAGAGAAGAACTGGATTTCATGTGAA ATGGGGCTACCATTTTTCCCTTCAGATTTCCCAGATTGTAAGGCATACTCTTGCTTAATGGAAGCCAAAGCTGCTGCATTTAATAAAAAAGCAGAACTCTGTCCTCTTGTGACAAGGCATTTAAGAGTTCCCATACTGCCTCCATGGGGTATTGTTCGCATTACTTTTGACAAAGTGATTAATGCAATGGAGACTCCTGATCTTTCAACTAGGGAAGATTTGATCAATGCTAATTCATTACCAAACCCTTGCCATGGAaactttgaaatttcaaaatctgACTCTGGGAGTAATTCGTTTGATGGAACTGTAGTGAGGACAGGTTGTATGCTGACTACTTTCCTCAACGAAACCAAAACTTGTCAATTGTTATTGTTTCCTTATGCAGCAGATGGAAAGGCTAGAATATCTAAGTTTATTAATGGTGAACTAAAGCTTGATCCAAGACATAGAAGCTCTGACATTTATGACCATAAGCAATGTTTTGTAAGAGTTCATCTGAATCCATTCAAGGAAGGATGTTTTGAAGAGGGTGCAGTTATTTGTGCACCATATCCTTCTGATATATCTTTATGGACTTCAAG TTGTGAGAAAAGAGAAGAGGGACTTCAAATGTCTCAATCTGCTATGCGGTTATACTTCAAAGAACATTCCTCTGGTAAATGGGGAATGCAGATACCAGATGATTCAATTGCTAGAATGTCTCACCGGTGGCCTATTGGCTTTGTCACAACAGCTTCTGTTCAAGGAAG CAAAAGTCTAGTAGCAGagggcttttgcgaggctgtTTTACTATCTAATTTGAGAGAAGAACAGTGGAAGGAGATGCCTATGAAGAAGAGGAGGGAAATATACGTACTTGTCAGGAATTTAAGATCTACAGCATATAGACTTGCTCTTGCCTCTATTGTTCTTGAATATCAGGAAAATGACATTGAGTTCTTGTAA